The following coding sequences lie in one Pseudomonas syringae CC1557 genomic window:
- the rplR gene encoding 50S ribosomal protein L18 — translation MTVKKVTRLRRARKARLKMHELEVVRLCVHRSSQHIYAQVISADGSKVLASASTLDKELRDGATGNIDAATKVGKLVAERAKAAGVSQVAFDRSGFKYHGRVKALADAAREGGLEF, via the coding sequence ATGACCGTCAAAAAAGTTACCCGACTGCGTCGCGCTCGCAAAGCACGCCTGAAAATGCACGAGCTGGAAGTCGTGCGTCTCTGCGTGCACCGCTCTTCGCAGCACATTTATGCCCAGGTCATCTCGGCCGACGGCAGCAAAGTCCTGGCAAGCGCCTCGACTTTGGACAAAGAACTGCGTGATGGCGCCACTGGCAACATCGACGCGGCCACTAAGGTTGGCAAGCTGGTCGCCGAGCGCGCGAAAGCCGCGGGTGTATCGCAAGTCGCTTTCGACCGTTCTGGCTTCAAGTACCACGGCCGTGTCAAAGCGCTGGCTGATGCTGCTCGTGAAGGCGGGCTGGAGTTCTAA
- the rplQ gene encoding 50S ribosomal protein L17 gives MRHRKSGRHLSRTSSHRKAMFQNMAVSLFEHELIKTTLPKAKELRRVAEPLITLAKEDSVANRRLAFDRTRSKEIVGKLFNDLGKRYATRQGGYLRILKCGFRTGDNAPMAYVELVDRPIGGSVEAAE, from the coding sequence ATGCGTCATCGTAAAAGTGGACGTCACCTGAGCCGTACCAGCTCTCACCGTAAAGCCATGTTTCAAAACATGGCGGTGTCGCTGTTCGAGCACGAGCTGATCAAAACTACCCTGCCGAAAGCCAAGGAACTGCGCCGCGTTGCCGAGCCGCTGATCACCCTGGCCAAGGAAGACAGCGTTGCCAACCGTCGTCTGGCTTTCGACCGTACTCGTTCGAAAGAAATCGTCGGCAAACTGTTCAACGATCTGGGCAAACGCTATGCAACCCGTCAGGGCGGCTACCTGCGTATCCTCAAGTGCGGTTTCCGCACTGGCGACAACGCGCCAATGGCGTACGTCGAGTTGGTTGATCGTCCTATCGGTGGCTCTGTAGAAGCCGCTGAATAA
- a CDS encoding DNA-directed RNA polymerase subunit alpha, which translates to MQISVNEFLTPRHIDVQVVSPTRAKITLEPLERGFGHTLGNALRRILLSSMPGCAVVEAEIDGVLHEYSAIEGVQEDVIEILLNLKGLAIKLHGRDEVTLTLSKKGSGVVTAADIQLDHDVEIVNPDHVIANLASNGALNMKLTVARGRGYEPADSRQSDEDESRSIGRLQLDSSFSPVRRIAYVVENARVEQRTNLDKLVIDLETNGTLDPEEAIRRAATILQQQLAAFVDLKGDSEPVVIEQEDEIDPILLRPVDDLELTVRSANCLKAENIYYIGDLIQRTEVELLKTPNLGKKSLTEIKDVLASRGLSLGMRLDNWPPASLKKDDKATA; encoded by the coding sequence ATGCAGATTTCGGTAAATGAGTTCCTGACACCCCGCCATATTGATGTGCAGGTTGTCAGTCCAACCCGCGCCAAGATCACACTCGAGCCTCTCGAGCGTGGTTTCGGCCATACCCTGGGCAACGCGCTTCGCCGCATTTTGTTGTCCTCAATGCCCGGCTGTGCAGTAGTCGAGGCCGAGATTGACGGTGTACTCCATGAGTACAGCGCCATCGAAGGTGTACAGGAAGACGTCATTGAAATCCTGTTGAACCTTAAAGGTCTGGCTATCAAGCTGCACGGTCGAGACGAAGTTACGCTGACCTTGTCGAAGAAGGGTTCGGGGGTGGTTACCGCTGCCGATATTCAGCTGGATCATGATGTCGAGATCGTTAACCCCGATCACGTAATCGCTAACCTGGCGTCTAACGGCGCCTTGAACATGAAGCTCACCGTAGCTCGTGGTCGTGGTTATGAGCCGGCAGACTCGCGTCAAAGCGATGAAGATGAAAGCCGCAGCATTGGTCGCTTGCAGCTCGATTCTTCGTTCAGCCCGGTTCGCCGTATCGCATACGTGGTGGAAAACGCCCGTGTCGAGCAGCGTACTAACCTGGACAAGCTGGTTATTGATCTGGAAACCAACGGTACTCTGGACCCTGAAGAGGCAATCCGTCGCGCTGCAACCATCCTGCAACAGCAGTTGGCTGCGTTCGTGGACCTCAAAGGCGACAGCGAACCAGTGGTAATCGAACAGGAAGACGAGATCGATCCGATCCTGCTTCGTCCGGTTGACGATTTGGAACTGACCGTGCGTTCGGCCAACTGCCTTAAGGCGGAGAACATCTACTACATCGGTGACCTGATTCAGCGCACCGAAGTAGAGTTGTTGAAGACTCCGAACCTGGGCAAGAAATCCTTGACCGAGATCAAGGACGTTCTGGCTTCTCGTGGTCTGTCCCTCGGCATGCGCCTCGACAACTGGCCGCCGGCAAGTCTTAAGAAGGACGACAAGGCTACGGCCTGA
- the rpmJ gene encoding 50S ribosomal protein L36 yields MKVRASVKKLCRNCKIIRREGVVRVICSAEPRHKQRQG; encoded by the coding sequence ATGAAAGTTCGTGCATCGGTGAAAAAGCTGTGCCGTAACTGCAAGATTATTCGCCGCGAAGGTGTTGTTCGAGTAATTTGCAGCGCGGAACCACGTCATAAGCAGCGCCAAGGCTGA
- the rpsN gene encoding 30S ribosomal protein S14, giving the protein MAKMSMKNRELKRQLTVAKYAKKRAELKAIIVDLNASPEARWEATVALQKQPRDASAARMRNRCRITGRPHGVYRKFGLGRNKLREAAMRGDVPGLVKASW; this is encoded by the coding sequence ATGGCCAAGATGAGCATGAAAAACCGTGAGCTGAAGCGTCAGCTCACTGTTGCCAAGTACGCCAAGAAGCGTGCAGAGCTGAAAGCTATCATCGTCGATCTGAACGCAAGTCCAGAAGCGCGTTGGGAAGCTACCGTAGCCCTGCAGAAGCAACCACGTGACGCAAGCGCTGCGCGCATGCGTAACCGTTGCCGCATCACTGGTCGTCCACACGGCGTCTACCGCAAGTTCGGCCTCGGCCGTAACAAGCTGCGTGAAGCAGCTATGCGTGGCGACGTTCCAGGTCTGGTTAAAGCCAGCTGGTAA
- the rpsD gene encoding 30S ribosomal protein S4 has translation MARYIGPKCKLARREGTDLFLKSGVRAIESKCNIEAAPGIHGQRRGRQSDYGTQLREKQKVRRIYGVLERQFSGYYKEAAGKKGATGENLLQLLECRLDNVVYRMGFGSTRAESRQLVSHKSVSVNGKTVNVPSYQVRAGDVVAIREKAKNQLRIVQALDLCAQRGRVEWVEVDTEKKSGVFKNVPARSDLSADINESLIVELYSK, from the coding sequence ATGGCTCGTTACATTGGTCCAAAATGCAAACTTGCTCGTCGTGAAGGCACCGATCTCTTTTTGAAGAGCGGCGTTCGCGCTATCGAATCCAAGTGCAACATCGAAGCAGCTCCAGGCATCCACGGCCAACGCCGCGGTCGCCAGTCCGATTACGGTACTCAGCTGCGTGAAAAGCAAAAAGTCCGTCGTATCTACGGCGTTCTCGAGCGTCAGTTCAGCGGCTACTATAAAGAAGCCGCCGGCAAGAAAGGTGCAACAGGCGAGAACCTGCTGCAACTGCTCGAATGCCGTCTGGACAACGTTGTATACCGTATGGGCTTCGGCTCTACTCGTGCAGAATCCCGTCAATTGGTTTCGCACAAGTCGGTTAGCGTAAACGGCAAAACCGTTAACGTTCCTTCTTATCAGGTTCGTGCTGGCGACGTCGTTGCTATCCGCGAAAAGGCTAAGAACCAGCTGCGTATTGTTCAGGCTCTCGATCTGTGTGCCCAACGTGGCCGCGTAGAATGGGTAGAAGTAGACACTGAGAAGAAATCGGGCGTTTTCAAGAACGTACCAGCTCGCAGTGATCTGTCCGCCGACATCAACGAAAGCCTGATTGTCGAGCTCTACTCCAAGTAA
- the rpsK gene encoding 30S ribosomal protein S11: MAKPAARPRKKVKKTVVDGIAHIHASFNNTIVTITDRQGNALSWATSGGSGFRGSRKSTPFAAQVAAERAGQAALEYGLKNLDVNVKGPGPGRESAVRALNGCGYKIASITDVTPIPHNGCRPPKKRRV; the protein is encoded by the coding sequence ATGGCAAAACCTGCTGCTCGTCCTCGTAAAAAAGTTAAAAAGACAGTGGTTGATGGCATCGCCCACATCCACGCGTCGTTTAACAACACAATCGTCACCATCACCGATCGTCAAGGTAACGCTCTTTCGTGGGCAACCTCCGGCGGTTCGGGTTTCCGTGGTTCACGCAAGTCCACCCCGTTTGCTGCTCAAGTAGCTGCTGAACGTGCTGGTCAAGCTGCGCTGGAGTACGGTCTGAAGAACCTCGACGTCAATGTCAAGGGTCCAGGCCCAGGTCGTGAATCCGCTGTCCGTGCATTGAACGGCTGTGGCTATAAGATCGCCAGCATCACCGACGTGACGCCAATCCCGCACAACGGGTGCCGTCCGCCGAAGAAGCGCCGCGTGTAA
- the rplX gene encoding 50S ribosomal protein L24: MQKIRRDDEIIVIAGKDKGKRGKVLKVLADDRLVVGGINLVKRHTKPNPMSGVQGGIVEKEAPLHASNVAIFNGATNKADRVGFKVEDGKKIRVFKSTQKAVDA, from the coding sequence ATGCAAAAGATTCGTCGTGACGACGAGATCATCGTGATCGCCGGCAAAGACAAAGGTAAGCGCGGTAAGGTGCTCAAGGTTCTCGCTGACGACCGTCTGGTCGTTGGTGGGATCAACCTGGTGAAGCGTCATACCAAGCCAAACCCGATGTCGGGCGTACAGGGCGGTATCGTCGAGAAAGAAGCGCCACTGCACGCTTCCAACGTCGCCATTTTCAACGGCGCAACCAACAAGGCTGACCGCGTTGGTTTCAAAGTTGAAGACGGCAAGAAAATTCGTGTCTTCAAGTCGACCCAAAAAGCGGTTGATGCTTGA
- the rplN gene encoding 50S ribosomal protein L14 — MIQTQSMLDVADNSGARRVMCIKVLGGSHRRYAGIGDIIKVTVKEAIPRGKVKKGQVMTAVVVRTRHGVRRADGSIIRFDGNAAVLLNNKQEPIGTRIFGPVTRELRTEKFMKIVSLAPEVL; from the coding sequence ATGATTCAGACTCAATCCATGCTCGATGTGGCCGATAACAGCGGCGCTCGCCGCGTTATGTGCATCAAGGTGCTGGGTGGCTCCCATCGTCGTTACGCTGGTATCGGTGACATCATCAAAGTGACCGTCAAGGAAGCAATTCCGCGCGGCAAGGTGAAAAAAGGCCAAGTGATGACTGCTGTTGTAGTCCGCACTCGCCATGGTGTTCGTCGCGCAGACGGCTCCATCATCCGCTTTGACGGCAACGCTGCTGTTCTGTTGAACAACAAGCAAGAGCCGATCGGTACCCGTATCTTTGGGCCAGTGACCCGTGAACTTCGTACTGAGAAGTTCATGAAGATCGTCTCGCTCGCCCCTGAAGTGCTTTAA
- the rplF gene encoding 50S ribosomal protein L6: MSRVAKNPVKLPSGVEVKLVGQQLSVKGAKGTLELNIHSSVEIVEEAGELRFAARNGDQQTRAMAGTTRALVNNMVQGVSQGFERKLQLVGVGYKAQAKGTVLNLALGFSHPVDYELPNGITAETPSQTDILIRGIDKQLVGQVAAEIRDFRRPEPYKGKGVRYADEVVRRKEAKKK, encoded by the coding sequence ATGTCACGCGTCGCTAAGAACCCCGTTAAGTTGCCATCCGGCGTCGAAGTCAAACTCGTCGGCCAGCAGCTTTCGGTGAAGGGTGCCAAGGGCACTCTAGAACTGAACATCCATTCGTCCGTTGAGATTGTTGAAGAAGCTGGTGAGCTGCGTTTCGCTGCTCGCAATGGCGATCAACAAACCCGCGCAATGGCAGGCACCACTCGTGCACTGGTAAACAACATGGTCCAAGGCGTGAGCCAAGGCTTCGAGCGTAAGCTCCAGCTGGTCGGTGTTGGTTACAAGGCGCAAGCAAAAGGCACGGTATTGAACCTTGCACTTGGCTTCTCGCACCCAGTGGACTACGAATTGCCGAATGGCATCACCGCTGAGACCCCCAGCCAGACCGATATCCTGATTCGCGGTATCGATAAGCAGTTGGTTGGTCAAGTGGCCGCTGAGATCCGCGACTTCCGCCGTCCTGAGCCTTACAAAGGCAAAGGTGTGCGTTACGCAGACGAAGTCGTCCGCCGTAAAGAAGCCAAGAAGAAGTAG
- the rpsM gene encoding 30S ribosomal protein S13 gives MARIAGVNIPDNKHTVISLTYIYGVGRTTAQKICATTGVNPAVKIKDLSDEQIEQLRGEVAKFTTEGDLRREINMKIKRLMDLGCYRGLRHRRGLPVRGQRTKTNARTRKGPRKPIRK, from the coding sequence ATGGCCCGTATTGCAGGCGTTAACATTCCAGATAACAAGCATACTGTTATCTCGCTGACCTACATCTATGGTGTTGGTCGCACCACTGCACAGAAAATTTGTGCAACCACCGGGGTTAACCCGGCGGTGAAAATCAAAGATCTGAGCGACGAGCAGATTGAACAGCTGCGTGGCGAAGTGGCGAAGTTCACCACTGAAGGTGACCTGCGTCGCGAAATCAACATGAAAATCAAGCGCTTGATGGACTTGGGCTGCTACCGCGGTCTGCGTCATCGTCGTGGTCTTCCAGTGCGCGGTCAGCGTACCAAGACCAACGCGCGTACTCGCAAAGGTCCGCGTAAGCCGATCCGCAAGTAA
- the rplE gene encoding 50S ribosomal protein L5, producing MARLKEIYRKEIAPKLKEELKLSNVMEVPRVTKITLNMGLGEAIGDKKVIEHAVADLEKITGQKVVVTYARKSIAGFKVREGWPIGVKVTLRRDRMYEFLDRLLSISLPRVRDFRGLNAKSFDGRGNYSMGVKEQIIFPEIDYDKIDALRGLDITLTTTAKNDDEGRALLRAFKFPFRN from the coding sequence ATGGCACGACTAAAAGAGATTTACCGGAAGGAAATCGCTCCGAAACTTAAGGAAGAACTTAAGCTTTCGAACGTGATGGAAGTTCCGCGCGTTACAAAAATCACCCTGAACATGGGTCTGGGCGAAGCGATCGGCGACAAAAAAGTCATCGAGCACGCTGTTGCTGACCTGGAAAAGATCACCGGTCAAAAGGTCGTTGTGACTTACGCTCGGAAATCCATCGCTGGCTTTAAAGTCCGTGAAGGTTGGCCGATCGGCGTCAAAGTGACCCTGCGCCGCGATCGTATGTACGAGTTCCTGGATCGTCTGCTTTCGATCTCCCTGCCTCGGGTTCGCGACTTCCGCGGCCTGAATGCCAAGTCCTTCGATGGTCGTGGTAACTACAGCATGGGCGTCAAAGAGCAGATCATTTTCCCGGAAATTGACTACGACAAGATCGATGCTCTTCGCGGTCTGGACATCACCCTGACCACCACTGCCAAGAACGATGATGAAGGTCGCGCATTGCTGCGTGCTTTCAAATTCCCGTTCCGCAACTGA
- the rpsH gene encoding 30S ribosomal protein S8 gives MSMQDPLADMLTRIRNAQMAEKPVVSMPSSTLKVAVAKVLKDEGYIAGYQISSEVKSSLSIELKYFEGRPVIEEVKRVSRPGLRQYKSSDDLPKVRGGLGVSIVSTSKGVMTDRAARAAGVGGEVLCTVF, from the coding sequence ATGAGTATGCAGGACCCGTTAGCGGACATGCTAACTCGTATCCGTAATGCCCAGATGGCTGAAAAGCCCGTCGTAAGCATGCCGTCTTCCACGTTGAAGGTTGCTGTAGCAAAAGTCCTGAAGGACGAAGGCTACATTGCGGGTTATCAGATCAGCAGCGAAGTTAAATCCTCGCTGTCCATCGAGCTTAAGTACTTCGAAGGCCGTCCGGTCATTGAAGAGGTTAAGCGCGTCAGCCGCCCAGGCTTGCGTCAGTACAAGTCCTCCGATGATCTGCCGAAAGTTCGTGGCGGTCTTGGTGTGTCTATCGTCTCCACCAGTAAAGGTGTGATGACGGATCGTGCTGCGCGCGCTGCCGGTGTCGGTGGCGAAGTGCTTTGCACAGTGTTCTAA
- the rpmD gene encoding 50S ribosomal protein L30, which translates to MATVKVTLIKSMTGRIPNHRLCIKGLGLRRIGHTVEVLDTPENRGMINKAYYMLRVEG; encoded by the coding sequence ATGGCTACCGTTAAAGTAACGCTGATCAAAAGCATGACCGGCCGCATCCCTAATCACAGATTGTGCATTAAGGGTTTGGGTCTGCGTCGCATCGGTCACACTGTAGAAGTCCTGGATACTCCCGAAAATCGCGGGATGATCAACAAGGCTTACTACATGCTGCGAGTCGAGGGTTAA
- the secY gene encoding preprotein translocase subunit SecY — protein sequence MAKQGALSALGKGGMSELWARLRFLFLAIIVYRIGAHIPVPGINPDRLAELFRQNEGTILSLFNMFSGGALERMSIFALGIMPYISASIIMQLMTAVSPQLEQLKKEGEAGRRKISQYTRYGTVVLALVQAIGMSVGLASQGVAFSGDLGFHFVAVTTFVAGAMFMMWLGEQITERGVGNGISMLIFAGIVAGLPRAIGQSFESARQGDINIFALVAIGLLAVAIIGFVVFIERGQRRIAVHYAKRQQGRKVFAAQTSHLPLKVNMAGVIPAIFASSILLFPASLGSWFGQSEGLGWLQDISQSIAPGQPLNILLFSAGIIFFCFFYTALMFNPKDVAENLKKSGAFIPGIRPGEQSARYIDGVLTRLTMFGALYMTAVCLLPQFLVVAANVPFYLGGTSLLIVVVVVMDFMSQVQSHLVSHQYESLMKKANLKGYGGSGGMLR from the coding sequence ATGGCTAAGCAAGGTGCTCTCTCTGCGCTCGGCAAAGGCGGTATGTCTGAACTCTGGGCTCGTCTGCGTTTTCTGTTCCTGGCGATTATCGTCTACCGAATAGGCGCACACATCCCGGTTCCAGGTATCAACCCGGACCGACTCGCAGAACTGTTTCGACAGAATGAGGGGACCATTCTTAGCTTGTTCAACATGTTTTCCGGTGGCGCGCTGGAACGGATGAGCATCTTTGCACTGGGGATCATGCCTTACATTTCGGCATCGATCATCATGCAGTTGATGACCGCCGTCAGCCCGCAACTGGAGCAGTTGAAGAAGGAAGGTGAAGCTGGCCGTCGCAAGATTAGCCAGTACACCCGCTACGGCACTGTTGTCCTGGCATTGGTTCAAGCTATCGGCATGTCCGTTGGCCTGGCCAGTCAGGGCGTCGCGTTTTCTGGGGACCTGGGTTTCCACTTTGTGGCCGTTACCACCTTCGTGGCTGGTGCGATGTTCATGATGTGGCTGGGCGAGCAGATTACCGAGCGCGGTGTTGGCAACGGTATCTCGATGTTGATTTTCGCAGGTATCGTCGCCGGTCTTCCGAGAGCGATAGGGCAGTCTTTCGAGTCTGCACGTCAGGGTGATATCAATATCTTCGCTCTGGTTGCAATCGGATTGCTGGCAGTAGCGATCATCGGTTTTGTGGTGTTCATTGAGCGTGGTCAGCGTCGTATTGCTGTTCACTACGCCAAGCGTCAGCAGGGCCGTAAGGTTTTTGCTGCGCAGACCAGCCACTTGCCGCTGAAAGTGAACATGGCTGGTGTGATTCCGGCCATTTTCGCAAGCAGCATTTTGCTGTTTCCGGCTTCGTTGGGGTCCTGGTTCGGTCAGTCTGAAGGTTTGGGCTGGTTGCAGGACATCTCGCAGTCGATCGCTCCTGGTCAGCCGTTGAATATTCTGCTGTTTAGTGCAGGGATTATTTTCTTCTGCTTCTTCTATACGGCGTTGATGTTCAATCCGAAAGACGTAGCGGAAAACCTGAAGAAGTCCGGTGCCTTTATTCCGGGTATTCGTCCAGGTGAGCAGTCGGCGCGCTACATTGATGGCGTTTTGACTCGCTTGACCATGTTCGGTGCTCTATATATGACGGCCGTGTGTCTGCTTCCCCAGTTTCTGGTGGTCGCGGCAAACGTACCGTTCTACCTTGGCGGGACCTCGTTGCTGATCGTGGTAGTGGTTGTGATGGACTTTATGTCGCAAGTACAATCGCACCTCGTTTCGCACCAGTATGAATCCCTGATGAAGAAAGCCAACCTGAAGGGCTACGGTGGCAGCGGCGGTATGCTGCGCTGA
- the rpsE gene encoding 30S ribosomal protein S5, whose amino-acid sequence MSNHDQKRDEGYIEKLVQVNRVAKTVKGGRIFTFTALTVVGDGKGRVGFGRGKSREVPAAIQKAMEAARRNMIQVDLNGTTLQYAMKSAHGASKVYMQPASEGTGIIAGGAMRAVLEVAGVQNVLAKCYGSTNPVNVVHATFKGLKGMQSPESIAAKRGKRVEEII is encoded by the coding sequence ATGTCAAATCACGACCAAAAACGCGACGAAGGCTACATCGAGAAGCTGGTTCAAGTTAACCGCGTGGCCAAAACCGTAAAAGGCGGCCGTATCTTCACTTTCACTGCGTTGACCGTAGTGGGTGATGGTAAAGGGCGCGTTGGCTTCGGCCGTGGCAAGTCACGTGAAGTGCCTGCTGCGATCCAGAAAGCGATGGAAGCTGCTCGCCGCAACATGATTCAGGTTGATCTGAACGGCACTACCTTGCAGTACGCAATGAAGTCTGCTCATGGCGCCTCCAAGGTGTACATGCAGCCTGCTTCCGAAGGTACCGGTATCATCGCTGGCGGCGCAATGCGCGCAGTGCTGGAAGTTGCTGGTGTCCAGAACGTATTGGCCAAGTGCTACGGTTCGACTAACCCTGTAAACGTGGTTCACGCTACGTTCAAGGGTTTGAAGGGCATGCAGTCTCCTGAGTCGATCGCTGCCAAACGTGGCAAGCGTGTTGAGGAGATCATCTGA
- the rplO gene encoding 50S ribosomal protein L15, which produces MKLNDLSPAPGSRREKHRPGRGIGSGLGKTGGRGHKGQSSRSGGTIAPGFEGGQQPLHRRLPKFGFVSLKAMDRAEVRLSELAKVEGDIVTVQSLKDANVINQNVQRVKIMLSGEVTRAVTIKGIAATKGARAAIEAAGGKFEE; this is translated from the coding sequence ATGAAACTCAATGATCTGAGTCCAGCGCCGGGTTCCCGTCGCGAAAAGCATCGTCCGGGCCGTGGTATCGGTAGCGGTTTGGGCAAGACCGGTGGCCGTGGCCACAAAGGTCAAAGCTCCCGCTCCGGTGGCACTATTGCTCCGGGCTTTGAGGGCGGCCAACAGCCGCTGCATCGTCGCCTGCCAAAATTCGGTTTCGTTTCCCTGAAGGCCATGGACCGCGCAGAAGTGCGTCTGTCCGAGCTGGCTAAAGTGGAAGGCGACATCGTAACTGTGCAGTCCCTGAAAGATGCCAACGTGATTAACCAGAACGTACAGCGTGTGAAAATCATGCTGTCGGGCGAAGTTACTCGCGCTGTCACTATCAAGGGTATCGCCGCCACCAAAGGTGCGCGTGCGGCTATCGAAGCAGCTGGCGGCAAGTTCGAGGAATAA
- the bfr gene encoding bacterioferritin: protein MQGHPEVIDYLNTLLTGELAARDQYFVHSRMYEDWGFSKLYERINHEMEEEAQHADALMRRILMLEGTPRMRPDDLDVGTTVPEMLASDLRLEYKVRAALCKGIELCELHGDYVTREILRVQLADTEEDHTYWLEQQMGLIKSIGLQNYLQSQF, encoded by the coding sequence ATGCAAGGCCACCCGGAAGTAATCGATTATCTCAACACGTTGCTCACGGGCGAATTGGCAGCTCGTGACCAATATTTCGTTCACTCGCGTATGTACGAAGACTGGGGTTTTTCCAAGCTCTATGAGCGTATCAATCACGAGATGGAAGAAGAAGCACAACACGCTGATGCGCTGATGCGTCGTATCCTGATGCTGGAAGGCACGCCACGCATGCGCCCGGATGATCTGGACGTCGGCACCACAGTGCCTGAGATGCTCGCCAGCGATCTTCGTCTCGAATACAAAGTCCGTGCTGCTCTGTGCAAGGGTATCGAGCTCTGTGAGCTGCACGGCGACTACGTGACTCGCGAGATCCTGCGCGTTCAGTTGGCCGACACTGAAGAAGATCACACTTACTGGCTGGAACAGCAGATGGGTCTGATCAAGTCCATCGGTCTGCAGAATTACCTGCAATCGCAGTTCTGA